In the genome of Cetobacterium ceti, one region contains:
- the thiS gene encoding sulfur carrier protein ThiS: MKFYLNGELTPLTNSLTISTLCKNLEINLDGTVILLNDDILQKNQYYFPIKENDKVEILRFVSGG, encoded by the coding sequence ATGAAATTTTATTTAAATGGAGAATTAACTCCATTAACAAATTCCCTGACTATTTCTACTCTTTGTAAAAATTTAGAAATAAATTTAGATGGGACTGTTATTTTATTAAATGATGATATTTTACAAAAAAACCAATATTATTTTCCTATCAAAGAAAATGATAAGGTAGAAATATTACGATTTGTATCAGGAGGATAA
- a CDS encoding YwbE family protein has protein sequence MNGQNRKNVKPGIKVLVVKKEDQRTGKLTEGIVKDILTNSPTHPHGIKVRLENGIVGRIQEIIL, from the coding sequence ATGAATGGACAAAACAGGAAAAATGTAAAACCTGGAATTAAAGTATTAGTAGTTAAAAAAGAAGATCAACGAACAGGAAAATTAACAGAAGGAATTGTAAAAGATATTCTTACAAATTCACCTACTCATCCTCATGGTATTAAAGTTAGACTTGAAAATGGTATTGTTGGAAGAATTCAAGAAATAATTTTATAG
- the cas6 gene encoding CRISPR-associated endoribonuclease Cas6, translating into MRFEITFYLEKRGIPMDYRSGLLSFFKKALENYDKDIFQMIYGVGQKKDITFSPFILCEQITKTEIHLKNNILKVFYSVEDQLLGLHIFNSFLNIREQIYPFFNNKITLLKIIKLKEKEIKEETVFFKIMSPVIIREQISPKKSWYYLLDNNGVDILKKNLIYSLKNKFPEKYLDQLEIVPLDIKKTITSFYGIKMMGSLGIVKVKGKKEILNYLYKSGISTSRKSSGFGMVDILD; encoded by the coding sequence ATGCGTTTTGAAATAACTTTTTATTTAGAAAAAAGAGGAATACCCATGGACTATAGAAGTGGATTACTTTCTTTTTTCAAAAAAGCCTTGGAAAATTATGATAAAGATATTTTTCAAATGATATATGGAGTAGGGCAAAAAAAAGATATAACCTTTTCTCCATTTATCTTGTGTGAACAAATTACAAAAACAGAGATTCATTTAAAAAACAATATTTTAAAAGTTTTTTATTCAGTAGAGGATCAACTTTTAGGGTTACATATATTCAATAGCTTTTTAAACATTCGAGAACAAATCTATCCATTTTTCAATAATAAAATTACCTTATTAAAAATAATAAAATTAAAAGAGAAAGAAATAAAAGAGGAAACTGTATTTTTCAAAATAATGTCTCCAGTTATTATAAGAGAACAAATATCTCCTAAAAAAAGTTGGTATTATCTTTTAGATAATAATGGAGTTGATATATTAAAGAAAAATCTTATATATTCTTTAAAAAATAAATTCCCTGAAAAATATTTAGACCAATTAGAAATAGTTCCTCTAGATATAAAGAAAACTATAACAAGTTTTTATGGAATAAAAATGATGGGAAGTTTGGGTATTGTAAAGGTTAAAGGAAAAAAAGAAATCTTAAATTATTTATACAAAAGTGGAATATCTACAAGTAGAAAATCATCAGGATTTGGAATGGTTGATATTTTAGATTAA